A DNA window from Aspergillus nidulans FGSC A4 chromosome I contains the following coding sequences:
- a CDS encoding uncharacterized protein (transcript_id=CADANIAT00006604) — MPHFHHKRRHSWPYSGSTKDLNERNLPVITVTGPADEFEGQFLTPVESNEWFEDDAASAGIVRTQPTHSHRLWHHTKDKPETNRTTTGTVSLRKMMQPPLDRARSLFVLPSTSAKETVSLPDWVQKLSAHPINTKERGRPRDDTRDRLMIEKNHRRCHSERPRSWKRPSEDLWTLLEE, encoded by the coding sequence ATGCCTCATTTCCACCACAAGCGACGTCATTCCTGGCCATACAGCGGTTCGACCAAGGACCTGAACGAGCGCAACCTGCCCGTGATCACGGTCACGGGACCTGCCGATGAATTCGAAGGCCAGTTTCTGACCCCAGTCGAATCGAACGAATGGTTCGAGGACGACGCCGCATCTGCTGGGATCGTTCGCACCCAGCCGACGCATTCACACCGACTATGGCATCACACCAAAGACAAGCCGGAGACCAACCGAACCACCACCGGTACGGTATCGCTGCGTAAGATGATGCAGCCACCACTTGATAGAGCCCGCTCGCTTTTCGTTTTGCCCTCAACGTCTGCGAAGGAAACGGTATCGCTCCCAGACTGGGTCCAGAAACTCTCTGCCCATCCCATAAACACCAAGGAGAGGGGAAGACCCCGAGATGACACTCGAGACCGCCTGATGATTGAGAAGAATCATAGACGCTGCCACTCGGAGCGGCCGCGTTCCTGGAAGCGACCAAGCGAGGATTTGTGGACATTGCTGGAGGAATAA
- a CDS encoding uncharacterized protein (transcript_id=CADANIAT00006605), giving the protein MSRPNTPRSYPAGIDTSVPRDSFSSTESPSPLQSTPRRTGSSKSRASSDSRRRYDNTVYHYGRHSNYWLFGGFSVRDTHSVIFVELDQAEQELFIPGAAGAFSAQAVVAERATNEGCQLLMVARSLARYTFVHVSSVAEYWSWESQQSVLENKLN; this is encoded by the exons ATGAGTCGCCCAAACACTCCCCGCTCGTACCCCGCGGGTATCGACACATCCGTCCCGCGCGACTCGTTCTCATCCACAGAAAGCCCTAGCCCTCTTCAATCAACCCCGCGTCGAACTGGCTCGAGCAAATCGCGAGCCAGCTCTGACAGCCGCCGGCGTTACGACAACACTGTCTACCACTACGGTCGACACTCAAACTACTGGCTCTTCGGGGGGTTCAGCGTCCGAGACACT CACTCCGTAATTTTTGTAGAGCTGGACCAAGCAGAACAAGAACTA TTTATCCCTGGGGCCGCTGGAGCCTTCTCTGCCCAGGCTGTAGTCGCTGAG AGAGCTACAAATGAAGG GTGCCAGCTTCTGATGGTAGCTCGAAGCTTGGCTAGGTACACATTTGTACACGTTTCCTCAGTTGCAGAATATTGGAGTTGGG AAAGCCAGCAGAGTGTATTGGAGAACAAATTGAACTAA
- a CDS encoding uncharacterized protein (transcript_id=CADANIAT00006606): METKLLMWQTSDLIILGSNYSLSFTIEPPTSAAPGVPFSIPVIVAVRSVGNANSDPLQQLGARAVLWDESGTSSTVDLTGNTSTSVRSRTGNSTSGYAVFNRLTVKSPGRYKLRVMSVLNTASGVSVQGSIDSGIIHVHSGAAASQPPSPAQIARLQALVPENIGISQADIAAWQQA; encoded by the exons ATGGAGACTAAGCTTCTGATGTGGCAAACCTCAGATCTGATCATCCTG GGATCGAACTATTCGCTCTCATTCACGATTGAACCTCCAACATCTGCCGCCCCAGGCGTGCCCTTTTCAATTCCCGTAATCGTTGCAGTCCGGTCTGTTGGTAATGCTAATAGCGATCCTTTACAACAACTAGGGGCGAGAGCAGTGCTCTGGGATGAGAGCGGAACCAGTTCAACTGTTGATCTGACTGGGAATACTTCGACCAGCGTGCGCTCTAGGACGGGAAATTCCACAAGTGGATACGCCGTCTTCAACCGCCTTACCGTCAAAAGCCCGGGGAGATACAAGCTACGAGTAATGTCGGTCCTCAATACAGCCAGTGGAGTGTCAGTGCAAGGCTCTATTGACTCTGGGATCATTCACGTCCATTCAGGCGCGGCTGCATCACAGCCTCCGA GTCCGGCACAAATTGCGCGGTTACAGGCCCTGGTACCCGAGAATATAGGCATATCACAGGCAGATATTGCGGCCTGGCAGCAGGCCTAg
- a CDS encoding uncharacterized protein (transcript_id=CADANIAT00006607), whose amino-acid sequence MTEVQSEAGSEANLDRSLLPKPLATMAIMAPVPYRPPPTPLIQQRPLIAPSFTPVQPTSFIPWKLFLQLLAGTVCIFILTVLIWKFPRLLRSFTKGRILREGNTTSSRYAKTWYGWVSLQRHEARKRVVRDCMANIHSWNPWRSSRADFEWIWRYSDQKELATYKESGKHQLSWPVFHGHETIGSIWSHCSPSIAEPLTIGGLETASHPIATGALPTPHTPRPMATPVRATRTDIPICEGYGNNSLPRHSTVRQLQRDRIGRGFRSDTSTHELSYIGKSFTSLSKIPFSRISRRVPLWYLNHTQPSPHSFSMPCLPQAKQSPPYRYARSTVTTRSGRTGSEDMPSDIYLTFHRSRKYQVWSARMGLQTLKCLGYSTHTLPRGPPGSPKSAVLGSLSLDAAASEIVHQHRQGPKWTSSSDISDLFLYGSDQQHNTRLPVSLPEHKTEGNVQKEWPSLPLQRSPLAPLHRPTLITWYENSLPDLQTSITKVEIEKKQSSNRRRKLSNPGKIPHRVTQPKNWSNWEVRLIENLDRRLGWIESQLTPGQRPFHFALLANHWLNRDTWIVFDPVSRVDTDKRRLWGDPRFNVPYPKPSSVPTPKYPKSARQPAHTPKINSWRVAVNQQRKASGQKVFLHSIEHYDSSVEDPPDGHIDPASWVLRRPPQGFGLSSRQGERYYEGGAGWQEKLSDWQKIRRGYRIRKAIFEGRVNRRRAKELVYGIARYYQYATKLLQPDNGHCQVGSWELSIDELS is encoded by the exons ATGACCGAGGTGCAAAGTGAGGCGGGGAGTGAGGCGAACCTGGACAGGAGTCTCCTTCCCAAACCCCTGGCAACCATGGCGATC ATGGCACCTGTCCCTTACCGACCTCCACCGACGCCTCTGATTCAACAACGACCGCTGATTGCTCCTTCATTTACGCCTGTTCAGCCGACGTCGTTCATTCCTTGGAAgctctttcttcagcttcttgccgGGACCGTCTGCATTTTTATCCTTACTGTCCTCATCTGGAAATTCCCTCGACTTCTTCGCTCCTTCACCAAGGGTAGGATTCTCAGAGAGGGCAACACAACTTCGTCTCGTTACGCAAAGACCTGGTACGGCTGGGTGTCGTTGCAGCGGCACGAGGCCAGAAAGAGGGTCGTACGGGACTGCATGGCAAATATACACAGTTGGAATCCGTGGAGGTCGTCGAGGGCGGATTTTGAATGGATTTGGCGGTATTCAGACCAGAAGGAACTCGCCACATACAAGGAGAGCGGAAAACATCAGTTGTCATGGCCTGTGTTTCATGGCCACGAAACAATCGGTAGCATCTGGAGTCATTGTAGTCCATCTATCGCCGAGCCCTTGACAATCGGAGGCCTGGAAACAGCTTCACATCCCATTGCAACTGGTGCACTTCCAACTCCGCACACCCCTCGACCGATGGCTACACCTGTTCGAGCTACGAGGACAGACATACCTATATGCGAAGGATATGGGAATAATAGTCTTCCGAGACATTCGACAGTTCGTCAGTTGCAGCGCGATAGAATTGGCAGAGGTTTCCGTTCGGATACAAGCACACATGAGCTATCTTATATCGGCAAGTCCTTCACATCTCTGTCAAAAATTCCCTTCTCCCGAATCTCCAGGCGCGTTCCGCTGTGGTATCTAAACCATACCCAACCATCCCCACACAGCTTTTCTATGCCCTGCCTTCCACAAGCGAAACAATCTCCGCCTTATCGATATGCACGCTCAACCGTAACAacaagatctggaagaactggCAGTGAAGATATGCCCTCAGATATTTATTTGACTTTCCATCGCTCGAGGAAGTACCAGGTTTGGTCTGCTCGCATGGGATTGCAGACCCTCAAATGTCTGGGGTACAGCACTCATACTCTGCCAAGGGGCCCACCAGGGAGCCCTAAGTCTGCGGTCCTTGGGAGCCTCTCTCTGGACGCCGCTGCCTCTGAGATTGTGCACCAGCATCGGCAGGGTCCGAAATGGACATCTTCTTCAGACATTAGCGATTTATTTCTCTACGGCAGCGATCAACAGCACAATACTAGACTCCCCGTTTCATTGCCCGAACACAAAACCGAAGGCAATGTGCAGAAGGAGTGGCCCTCTTTACCCCTGCAACGCAGCCCCTTGGCCCCTTTACATCGACCAACGCTCATAACCTGGTATGAGAACTCACTGCCAGACCTACAGACTTCAATCACAAAGGTCGAAATCGAGAAGAAACAGTCGAGCAATCGGCGGCGAAAGCTGTCAAACCCAGGGAAAATACCTCATCGCGTAACACAGCCGAAAAACTGGAGCAATTGGGAGGTACGGTTGATTGAGAACTTGGATCGTAGACTCGGCTGGATCGAAAGCCAGTTGACTCCCGGACAACGGCCCTTTCACTTTGCCCTGCTTGCAAATCATTGGTTAAACCGGGATACTTGGATTGTTTTCGATCCAGTCTCCCGCGTGGACACTGATAAACGACGACTTTGGGGAGATCCACGATTCAACGTTCCGTATCCCAAGCCATCATCAGTTCCCACCCCAAAGTATCCCAAATCAGCTCGTCAACCGGCACATACACCCAAGATCAATTCGTGGAGGGTTGCAGTGAACCAGCAGAGAAAGGCATCCGGGCAGAAAGTGTTCTTACATTCTATCGAACACTATGATAGCTCAGTAGAGGATCCGCCAGACGGTCATATCGACCCAGCGAGTTGGGTTCTCCGAAGGCCGCCGCAGGGCTTCGGTCTCTCGTCTCGACAGGGAGAAAGATATTATGAAGGCGGCGCCGGAtggcaggagaagctgagcgaCTGGCAAAAAATCAGACGCGGATATCGGATCCGCAAGGCAATATTTGAAGGTCGAGTgaacagaagaagggcgaAGGAACTCGTGTATGGCATCGCTCGATACTACCAATATGCTACAAAACTCCTCCAGCCCGACAATGGTCATTGCCAAGTAGGATCTTGGGAGCTTTCGATAGACGAGCTGTCGTGA
- a CDS encoding uncharacterized protein (transcript_id=CADANIAT00006608) codes for MFKPSSPLFSGLLWKIPWRISQPQKARQRKRLRAVDKVVDTVSAALARNGQTTKAVERWYREMPREEEMLPRDKYTIFDKKEKTYRKGIHKLPKWTRVSQRVNPPGF; via the exons ATGTTCAAGCCTTCATCACCATTATTCTCGGGTCTTCTCTG GAAGATCCCATGGCGTATCTCGCAGCCCCAGAAGGCCCGGCAACGTAAACGCCTTCGTGCTGTCGACAAGGTAGTCGACACCGTCAGCGCGGCCCTGGCCCGAAACGGCCAGACCACgaaggctgttgagagatGGTACAGAGAGATGCCCCGAGAGGAGGAGATGCTGCCGCGTGACAAATACACGATCTTTGataagaaggagaagacatACCGCAAGGGCATTCACA AATTACCGAAGTGGACGAGAGTCAGCCAGCGCGTCAACCCCCCTGGTTTCTAA
- a CDS encoding uncharacterized protein (transcript_id=CADANIAT00006609) produces the protein MDDPLVWGFLPLKYNFGLSSSNRRWGMASHDICYQARSAHSKHGGIAQPAVTQAIRLLSKGPFPAEPHLAKPERQSWSLQNVCVDPFSDLPTAYTTDGEDSHLAPSAYSCNSYSWVHIFPEGKIHQSPNKTMRYFKWGVARLILEASECPDIVPMWLEGFDQVMHESREFPRFLPRPGKEVSVTFGQKVDTEAVFGEMRRRWQKLKAKAELASPETRDLPLGALSDELLYGDEAVELRKEVTKKVRDLVLEVRRSRGHSDEDPKAGLVETWMEEGGKREGKMKDESWKTLGVDIIDRGRAHLSDLSHDDSVVDSALALYCSPLTVFISLSIPHYSLSSSSHNSQNDRFRTPDRPSVNDLIDHLRRTQLSPSGLDKKNRNIPRYVTPRSVHPSLRNVLELPETPPPRPRPDARRTGLGQRRLRRTPGPPPPESWLSGNTSAAEDEDAELNAAETAKIFHRLERLPGSVFPARSSFLHAVLKSMAMHWAWHVDYDGQFLGFLPTHIKVLLLSYIAYYARMQPLGMRGLKPLFDNTADVDVVEHGRLADGNSHVTRLDLSGALGRWISLKQLFAELILSKRNAGSAQDGTTKAIPLSWEDEYENDAASGTAGAISKPLSHLRFTNLQYLSLAHPQKATVSWNSLINLLSHLSTITHLSLAHWPVPMVTPNAINARVRHPTHRSLTFSYGGTDSYSAMENNWAESAGILRRLSRATYCLKWLDLEGCADWIPALNWEGVGPNGEMYSTGPEWNGSWRDIEWIRLGPGWLPHLQDSELATLSGAASTSNINAPSPRSLASSIHAPAASDVSTETWDVELERQKYRRAKELERFRETMHDAKEVQQRVLRARKDGRGKWVHFSFGLEELTSDVRDRLLGEELRNKFL, from the exons ATGGATGATCCGTTGGTATGGGGTTTTCTCCCGTTGAAATATAACTTCGGGCTATCTTCGTCAAACCGAAGATGGGGGATGGCCAGTCATGATATATGCTATCAGGCCCG ATCCGCTCATTCTAAGCACGGCGGCATTGCTCAACCAGCCGTGACCCAGGCAATTCGACTTCTGTCAAAGGGCCCGTTTCCCGCCGAACCGCACCTTGCGAAGCCTGAacgccagagctggagcctgCAGAACGTCTGCGTCGACCCGTTTTCGGATCTCCCTACGGCCTACACTACAGATGGTGAAGATTCGCACCTCGCGCCATCCGCATACTCCTGCAACTCTTACTCATGGGTCCATATCTTCCCTGAAGGAAAGATCCACCAGTCACCGAATAAGACCATGCGATATTTTAAGTGGGGTGTTGCGAGGTTAATACTGGAGGCCAGCGAATGCCCGGACATTGTTCCAATGTGGTTGGAGGGCTTCGACCAGGTCATGCACGAGAGCCGCGAATTTCCACGATTCCTCCCACGGCCGGGGAAGGAAGTTAGTGTAACTTTCGGGCAGAAGGTTGATACTGAAGCAGTATTTGGGGAGATGCGAAGGAGAtggcagaagctcaaggccaAAGCCGAGTTAGCTTCGCCTGAGACGCGCGATCTTCCGCTTGGTGCGTTGAGCGACGAGCTTCTGTATGGTGACGAGGCCGTCGAGTTGCGCAAAGAAGTCACGAAGAAGGTCAGGGACCTCGTCCTGGAAGTACGACGGTCAAGGGGTCACTCAGATGAGGACCCTAAAGCAGGACTGGTAGAAACGTGGATGGAAGAAGGTGGGAAGCGTGaggggaagatgaaggatgaATCATGG AAAACCTTGGGAGTCGACATTATCGACCGTGGCCGGGCGCATCTGTCTGACTTGAGTCATGATGACTCTGTGGTAGACTCCGCTCTAGCCTTATATTGCTCACCCCTCACCGTCTTCATTTCCCTATCGAT TCCTCATTACAGCCTATCGTCGAGCTCCCACAACAGTCAGAATGATCGATTTCGCACCCCAGACCGACCCTCAGTGAACGACCTGATCGACCACTTGCGCCGGACGCAGCTTTCGCCGTCAGGACTGGACAAGAAAAATCGCAACATCCCTCGATATGTCACACCGCGATCCGTTCATCCATCTTTGCGAAATGTCCTCGAGCTCCCCGAAACCCCGCCGCCGCGGCCCCGCCCTGATGCTCGACGCACCGGACTCGGACAGCGACGATTGCGGAGGACGCCTGGTCCGCCGCCACCAGAGAGCTGGCTTTCGGGAAATACTTCCGCagcggaggatgaggatgctgagttgaatgctgctgagacgGCAAAGATTTTTCATCGCCTTGAGCGCCTCCCAGGATCAGTGTTTCCCGCGAGGAGTAGCTTCCTCCATGCGGTGCTGAAGTCTATGGCTATGCACTGGGCATGGCATGTTGATTACGATGGGCAGTTTCTTGGCTTTCTGCCGACGCATATTAAAGTCCTATTGCTGAGCTATATTGCCTATTATGCTAGAATGCAGCCCCTGGGTATGCGGGGTCTCAAACCGTTGTTTGACAATACGGCGGATGTTGACGTCGTGGAACATGGTCGACTGGCTGATGGCAATTCTCACGTTACACGTCTTGATCTCAGTGGAGCATTAGGGAGATGGATATCCTTGAAGCAGCTCTTCGCCGAGTTAATACTTTCCAAGAGAAACGCTGGTTCAGCCCAGGATGGTACGACTAAAGCCATCCCATTATCCTGGGAGGACGAGTATGAAAATGATGCAGCCTCTGGTACCGCTGGTGCGATTTCAAAACCGCTGTCGCATCTACGATTTACAAACCTACAGTACCTCTCTTTGGCACATCCTCAAAAGGCAACAGTAAGCTGGAACTCACTAATTAACTTGCTTTCCCACCTGTCGACCATTACGCATCTCTCGCTCGCACACTGGCCCGTCCCAATGGTCACACCGAACGCCATCAATGCCAGGGTGAGACACCCAACGCACAGATCCCTTACGTTTTCCTACGGCGGCACCGACTCATATTCCGCAATGGAGAATAATTGGGCCGAATCGGCAGGTATATTGCGTAGGCTGTCGCGCGCTACATACTGCCTCAAATGGTTGGACCTCGAAGGCTGTGCGGACTGGATACCAGCCCTCAACTGGGAAGGCGTCGGCCCAAACGGTGAGATGTACTCTACAGGGCCTGAATGGAACGGGTCGTGGCGAGACATTGAATGGATTCGTCTTGGTCCCGGATGGCTCCCGCACCTCCAAGACAGTGAACTTGCCACATTAAGCGGGGCAGCTTCGACATCGAACATAAACGCTCCCAGCCCTCGGTCCCTAGCGTCCTCCATCCACGCTCCTGCAGCATCCGACGTATCGACTGAAACGTGGGACGTCGAACTCGAGCGCCAAAAGTACCGGAGggcaaaggagctggagcggttCCGCGAAACAATGCACGACGCAAAGGAGGTTCAGCAACGGGTGCTACGGGCTAGGAAGGACGGGCGTGGAAAATGGGTGCATTTCTCTTTTGGGTTGGAAGAATTAACGAGCGACGTTCGGGACAGGCTACTGGGCGAGGAGTTAAGGAATAAGTTCTTATAG
- the dbp9 gene encoding ATP-dependent DNA/RNA helicase (transcript_id=CADANIAT00006610): MKRKLDANDVPSTEANEAEEVKGADRDEDFETLNLDPRLRQALVKEKFSKPTPVQAKAIPLALEGKDILARAKTGSGKTAAYVLPILQTILQKKAIDPSMKATTGLILVPTRELAEQVQKVITTFAAFCGKDVRSVNLTQKVSDAVQKAMLADYPDIVVSTPARVIANLGTSALSLENLTHLVIDEADLVLSYGYEDDINALSKAIPRGVQTFLMSATLTAEVDTLKGLFCRSPVILKLEDKDDHGAGVSQFVVKCAEDEKFLLTYVIFKLQLIKGKVIIFVGDIDRSYRLKLFLEQFGIKSCILNSELPVNSRIHVVEEFNKGVYDIIIAADEQEVLGVSKSRKSKDATEGDDELLSDEDEETSAKAASTRTDKRRKLSSKEKDYGISRGIDFQNVACVLNFDLPTSSKSYTHRIGRTGRGGKTGMALSFVIPADKYGKHKPTSISSAKHDEAVLAKIIKRQAKLGHEVKPYHFDMTQVDAFRYRMSDALRAITRLAIQEARAREIRQELVKSEKLKRHFEENPEELRQLRHDGELRAARIQPHLKHIPEYLMPAKGKKGISNEDVGFVSLRKTGPENRIRKARDRNRGRGKKPGRKIDPLKTFNRGRK, encoded by the exons atGAAGCGAAAGCTAGACGCAAACGACGTGCCCTCAACCGAGGCCaatgaggcggaagaagTGAAGGGTGCCGACAGAGACGAAGATTTCGAAACCCTCAATCTCGATCCTCGATTGCGCCAAGCCCTCGTTAAAGAGAAGTTCAGCAAACCCACGCCGGTACAAGCGAAAGCTATTCCCCTAGCTCTTGAAGGGAAAGATATATTAG ctcgCGCAAAGACTGGCTCCGGAAAGACAGCGGCATATGTCCTTCCTATCTTACAAACGATCCTTCAGAAAAAGGCG ATCGACCCTTCCATGAAAGCGACCACTGGTCTGATTCTAGTCCCTACACGAGAGCTCGCGGAACAAGTCCAGAAGGTTATCACTACATTCGCTGCGTTCTGCGGCAAGGATGTTCGATCGGTCAATCTTACACAGAAGGTCTCGGATGCGGTTCAGAAAGCGATGCTTGCGGACTATCCTGACATTGTCGTATCAACGCCTGCTCGTGTCATTGCCAACCTGGGTACCTCGGCTCTATCCCTGGAGAACCTTACGCACCTCGTTATCGATGAGGCCGACTTGGTGCTTTCATACGGATATGAAGATGATATAAACGCTTTGTCGAAGGCTATTCCGCGGGGCGTACAGACGTTCCTGATGAGCGCAACTCTCACCGCGGAGGTGGATACACTGAAAGGATTGTTCTGTCGCAGTCCTGTGATTCTGAAGTTGGAGGACAAGGACGATCATGGTGCCGGTGTTAGCCAGTTCGTTGTCAA ATGTGCGGAAGACGAAAAGTTCCTTCTCACGTATGTGATTTTCAAATTGCAGTTGATCAAGGGAAAAGTCATCATATTCGTTGGGGACATTGATCGAAGTTACCGCTTGAAGCTGTTTCTGGAGCAGTTTGGGATCAAGAGCTGCATCCTCAACTCCGAATTGCCCGTCAACTCGCGGATACACGTCGTTGAGGAATTCAACAAGGGTGTCTACGACATTATCATCGCCGCCGACGAACAAGAAGTCCTTGGAGTATCAAAATCAAGGAAGTCAAAAGACGCCACCGAAGGTGACGACGAGCTTCTGAgcgacgaagatgaagaaacaTCCGCAAAAGCCGCCTCCACTCGCACCGACAAACGCCGCAAGCTCTcctcaaaagaaaaagacTACGGCATCTCCCGCGGAATCGACTTCCAAAATGTTGCCTGCGTCCTCAATTTCGACCTCCCTacctcctccaaatcctACACTCACCGCATTGGCCGCACTGGCCGCGGCGGCAAAACAGGAATGGCCCTCTCCTTCGTCATTCCCGCCGACAAATACGGCAAGCACAAACCcacctccatctcctccgctaAACACGACGAAGCCGTTCTCGCCAAAATCATCAAGCGCCAGGCTAAACTCGGCCACGAGGTCAAACCATACCACTTCGACATGACACAGGTCGACGCATTCCGGTACCGGATGTCTGATGCTCTACGAGCCATCACTCGTCTTGCTATACAGGAAGCCCGCGCGCGCGAAATCCGTCAGGAACTCGTTAAATCTGAGAAGTTGAAGCGCCATTTTGAAGAGAATCCCGAGGAACTCCGGCAGCTGCGTCATGATGGGGAGCTCCGTGCTGCACGTATTCAGCCGCACTTGAAGCATATCCCGGAATATCTGATGCCGGCAAAGGGCAAGAAAGGGATCTCCAATGAGGACGTGGGCTTTGTGAGTTTAAGGAAGACGGGGCCTGAGAACCGGATTCGGAAGGCTAGAGATAGGAATCGTGGGAGGGGTAAGAAGCCCGGGAGGAAGATTGATCCGCTGAAGACGTTCAATCGGGGAAGGAAGTGA
- a CDS encoding uncharacterized protein (transcript_id=CADANIAT00006611), which produces MSDGYDSDRSAYAEEPHPYARGARQGRPHHAQGYDVQSHYAYYSSSREIPRHVTVPENPTSSRGTSGHEEEPHYIYSSGRSNSHIYDEGHEPGYEAQFIQYDQEPDYEDQFDEREETSRYGNDYRLGTTRRNTNTQVEYPPHTVQLGPYRGSYPEVMPTPGHPMSLPSQSVLDPRYMVQPPHYYREGKVFSILWHENDGRAGGTLVSRGPLYRGRFGEPIYSTIRRMVVFRQYEQCSWCFAITTYHGRGVAKRGVDPDKHAIVHMRGTTPTLGVGEPRMAKEPLEVVPENPSENLDYMSRLNFSKIYTVEHNVKVLPIGRISSRSMTRFLEYARYELAL; this is translated from the exons ATGTCTGACGGTTACGACTCTGACCGCTCGGCCTACGCTGAGGAACCTCATCCCTATGCGCGAG GCGCGCGCCAGGGACGCCCCCACCACGCACAAGGCTATGATGTGCAAAGCCATTATGCTTACTATTCGAGCTCAAG AGAGATACCACGACATGTGACGGTACCTGAGAACCCAACATCTTCAAGGGGCACGTCCGGCCA cgaagaagaacctCATTACATTTACTCCTCTGGGCGGTCCAACAGCCATATATACGACGAAGGTCATGAGCCTGGCTACGAAGCTCAGTTCATTCAATACGACCAGGAACCTGACTACGAAGATCAATTcgacgagcgcgaggagACATCTCGCTATGGGAACGATTACCGCCTCGGAACTACCCGACGCAATACGAACACTCAGGTCGAGTATCCGCCACACACGGTACAACTTGGGCCTTATCGTGGCTCTTATCCTGAAGTGATGCCAACACCGGGA CATCCCATGTCTCTGCCGTCACAGAGTGTCCTGGATCCGC GGTACATGGTTCAACCACCTCATTACTACCGAGAGGGTAAG GTCTTTTCGATCTTGTGGCACGAAAACGATGGGCGAGCCGGCGGGACCCTTGTCAGCAGAGGCCCGCTGTATCGAGGCCGCTTTGGGGAGCCAATTTACAGCACTATTCGCCGCATGGTAGTCTTTAGACAGTATGAGCAATGCTCATGGTGTTT CGCGATTACAACTTATCATGGCCGTGGCGTTGCGAAAAGAGGGGTGGACCCGGACAAGCATGCGATTGTACATATGAGAGGTACAACGCCAACTTTGGGCGTTGGGGAGCCGCGCATGGCCAAGGAGCCCCTGGAGGTGGTTCCAGAAAATCCGAGTGAGAATCTTGATTATATGTCGAGATTGAACTTCAGCAAGATCTATACCGTGGAGCATAATGTCAAAGTGCTTCCCATTGGCCGAATTTCATCAAGATCGATGACCAGGTTCCTCGAATACGCCAGATACGAACTCGCACTTTGA